The Panicum virgatum strain AP13 chromosome 5K, P.virgatum_v5, whole genome shotgun sequence genome has a window encoding:
- the LOC120707338 gene encoding uncharacterized protein LOC120707338, whose translation MPGLLSKVSSAVAACARCVSRATRRLLRARRPRPRRDRRQLLPADDDHQEYSGDDSGGEEGGLWRRAILMGERCKPLDFPGAIHYDSFGRRLPAAPAPPPRGGKAAPGAGALLCRSARDVDEAALAYKVQEG comes from the coding sequence ATGCCGGGCCTACTCAGCAAGGTGTCCAGCGCCGTGGCCGCCTGCGCCCGCTGCGTCTCGCGCGcgacgcgccgcctcctccgcgcgcggcggccgcgcccgcgccgcgacCGCAGGCAGCTCCTGCCGGCCGATGACGACCACCAGGAGTACTCCGGCGACGACTCCGGCGGGGAAGAGGGCGGCCTGTGGCGGCGGGCGATCCTGATGGGGGAGCGGTGTAAACCGCTCGACTTCCCCGGCGCCATCCACTACGACAGCTTCGGCCGGCGGctcccggccgcgcccgcgcccccgccccgcggcggcaaggcggcgccgggcgcgggcgcgctGCTCTGCCGCTCCGCGCGCGACGTCGACGAGGCCGCCCTGGCGTACAAGGTACAAGAGGGCTAG
- the LOC120707340 gene encoding uncharacterized protein LOC120707340 codes for MDIFYQCKEILKIQKFRRIASYAGFYCFSTLVTYAYTSNTTRAGISRADQYYASYPAGTELLTDTAKLYKAALGNCFEIDDWGPIEFSIMTKHFDRQGKPPYAYHSQYMAHLLSHGQLDGSG; via the exons ATGGACATCTTTTATCAGTGCAAAGAGATCCTGAAGATCCAGAAGTTTCGACGTATAGCGTCTTACGCTGGATTTTACTGCTTCAGTACCCTCGTTACCTATGCCTACACGAGCAACAC GACAAGAGCTGGGATTTCTAGAGCTGACCAGTATTATGCTTCCTACCCTGCTGGCACTGAGTTACTTACTGATACTGCAAAG CTTTACAAGGCAGCATTAGGTAATTGTTTCGAAATAGATGACTGGGGCCCAATAGAATTCTCGATCATGACAAAGCATTTTGACCGGCAAGGCAAACCACCATATGCCTACCATTCT CAATACATGGCGCACCTCCTCTCACATGGGCAGCTCGATGGAAGTGGTTGA